The following are from one region of the Arachis duranensis cultivar V14167 chromosome 10, aradu.V14167.gnm2.J7QH, whole genome shotgun sequence genome:
- the LOC107469016 gene encoding protein terminal ear1: MGETGIIVRFPGNLDPRAQEFIPTNTTHTPLPQLATVFPLPHHPYTAQPSYPPYPYPYAPSLGVGVLPFHDAQLPHAAAAAAAVPFPHFTSAAYAAPPPPFPSPHLSTSPTRSLLLSPLPSDLAVSESSLRRELEVFGDVRGVQMEALHDGIVTVHFYDLRDAETALTAIRQQHMQHQERLRNHYASLFKARSAFPLPPPPPVVSPPAPGLIAGRAVWAQYVLPVCNAVPDGQNQGTVVVFNLDSDVSAENLKRVFEAFGAVKELRDTPSKKNQRFVEFYDVRDAAKALKEMDGKEIYGRKVVIEFSRPGGQSRKFFHSPASKQKSLNLNNVPPFYASNHPHHVQRKNSRRFGSSCWNSSCSTTFPQLPLWKSSGGGSKGSVNGGSDSGSVEAVGNAVSEEQLQRRSDASQKRSPVKESGEVGEGSVKHHYQQHHQQQHIVKSRHWKGKQGKKHETRFLIREDAIVESSSRDPRTTVMIKNIPNKYSQKLLLNMLDNHCIHCNEQIGDDEDQPLSSYDFVYLPIDFNNKCNVGYGFVNMTSPEATLRLYKAFHLQHWEVFNSRKICEVTYARVQGLEALKEHFKNSKFPCEMEHYLPVVFSPPRDGKSLTEPLPIVGNNKNNHHHHHSIIIPMAMMNVQNGVQNSDEDDDDFDDDDRATRSASTIACEDVHSSQSGGVCDDD; this comes from the exons ATGGGAGAAACCGGTATCATTGTCCGGTTCCCTGGAAACTTAGACCCCAGAGCTCAAGAGTTCATACCCACAAACACAACCCACACTCCCTTGCCGCAACTGGCAACCGTCTTCCCCCTTCCCCACCACCCCTACACCGCCCAACCCTCGTATCCACCTTACCCTTACCCTTACGCCCCATCCCTTGGGGTTGGTGTACTTCCCTTTCACGATGCTCAGCTTCCCCacgccgccgccgccgccgccgccgtTCCATTCCCTCACTTCACCTCCGCCGCATATGcagctcctcctcctcctttcccGTCGCCTCACCTGTCCACGTCACCAACCCGGTCGTTGCTCCTGAGTCCCTTACCATCGGACCTGGCGGTTAGCGAGTCCTCACTGAGGCGCGAACTTGAAGTGTTCGGTGACGTCAGAGGGGTCCAGATGGAAGCCCTCCATGACGGAATCGTGACGGTCCATTTTTATGACCTCAGGGACGCCGAAACGGCGCTAACGGCGATTCGACAGCAACACATGCAGCACCAGGAGAGGCTCCGCAACCACTATGCCTCGTTGTTCAAGGCCAGAAGCGCGTTTCCTCTACCGCCACCGCCGCCGGTGGTTTCTCCGCCGGCGCCCGGTCTCATCGCCGGGAGAGCTGTGTGGGCGCAGTACGTTCTCCCGGTTTGCAACGCCGTCCCGGACGGTCAGAACCAAGGCACCGTCGTGGTCTTTAACTTGGACTCGGACGTTTCCGCCGAGAATCTCAAACGCGTTTTTGAGGCTTTCG GTGCAGTAAAGGAACTAAGAGATACACCGTCGAAAAAGAATCAAAGGTTTGTGGAGTTCTATGACGTTAGAGATGCGGCGAAGGCATTGAAAGAAATGGACGGGAAGGAAATTTATGGTAGAAAGGTTGTAATTGAGTTCAGTAGACCCGGTGGTCAAAGCAGAAAGTTCTTCCATTCCCCAGCTTCTAAACAAAAGTCTTTGAACCTGAATAATGTTCCACCGTTCTATGCTTCGAATCATCCTCATCACGTGCAACGCAAAAACTCGCGTCGTTTTGGAAGTTCATGCTGGAACTCTTCATGTTCTACTACATTTCCGCAATTGCCCTTGTGGAAGAGTTCAGGTGGTGGAAGCAAGGGAAGCGTGAACGGGGGTTCGGATTCTGGGTCCGTTGAGGCAGTTGGGAACGCCGTTTCGGAGGAGCAGCTGCAGCGGCGCTCGGACGCTAGTCAGAAGAGGAGTCCCGTTAAAGAAAGCGGCGAGGTCGGTGAAGGAAGCGTAAAACACCACTACCAGCaacatcatcaacaacaacatatAGTAAAGAGTAGACACTGGAAGGGGAAGCAAGGGAAGAAGCACGAGACAAGGTTTCTAATTAGAGAAGACGCCATTGTGGAGTCTAGTTCCAGAGATCCACGAACTACTGTGATGATCAAGAACATTCCCAACAAGTATAG TCAGAAGCTACTATTAAATATGCTGGACAACCATTGCATACACTGCAACGAACAGATTGGCGACGACGAGGACCAACCATTGTCTTCCTACGATTTTGTGTACCTTCCAATTGATTTCAA CAACAAGTGCAATGTGGGGTATGGGTTTGTGAACATGACATCTCCCGAAGCCACTCTGCGGCTATATAAGGCGTTCCACCTGCAACATTGGGAGGTATTCAATTCCAGGAAAATTTGTGAAGTTACATATGCAAGAGTCCAg gGTTTGGAAGCTTTGAAAGAGCATTTCAAGAACTCAAAGTTCCCATGCGAGATGGAGCACTACCTGCCGGTGGTGTTTTCACCTCCTCGGGACGGTAAGTCCCTGACGGAGCCACTTCCAATAGTTGgcaacaacaagaacaaccaccaccaccaccacagcATTATTATTCCCATGGCCATGATGAACGTTCAAAATGGTGTCCAAAACTCtgatgaggatgatgatgattttgatgatgatgatagggCAACAAGAAGTGCTTCTACAATTGCTTGTGAAGACGTGCATAGTAGCCAAAGTGGCGGCGtatgtgatgatgattga